A genome region from Micromonospora peucetia includes the following:
- a CDS encoding MFS transporter, which yields MAEPVTATETPTPESPHPQRWRILGLVGIAQLMLILDVTVVAVALPHMGSDLGLGREALTWVVSGYTLAFGGLLLLGGRAADLFGARRLVLAGLLLFSVASLVAGLATSGSMLLGGRVGQGVAAAILSPAALSLVVTIFDGDERNKALGIWSALGGGGAALGVLLGGLLTAGPGWPWVFFINVPVGIILLLALRMQLPPQAPTGATARLDVPGAVLVTAATGSLIYALIRAGDIGWGSPTILLLLAASVLLYAAFVVRQRLAASPLMDLRLLLRRPVAVGALLILVATALMITVFFLGTFYLQGYQGYGALRTGLLFLPVAVATMLGANAAGRIIGRIGARTLGVLGLLVAAAGMAVPAVVDGTVALVIGVSVAASGTGVIFVVASATALGQVAPHEAGLASGIVSTFHEFGASLGAAVVSSMAAVSIAGTSTIGFSRGFTTGAVIAVAAAVLAFVLTPRPAH from the coding sequence ATGGCAGAACCTGTGACCGCAACCGAGACCCCCACGCCCGAGAGTCCGCACCCGCAGCGCTGGCGGATCCTGGGCCTCGTCGGCATCGCCCAGCTGATGCTGATCCTGGACGTCACCGTCGTCGCGGTCGCCCTGCCGCACATGGGGTCGGATCTGGGGTTGGGGCGGGAAGCCCTCACCTGGGTGGTGAGTGGATACACCCTCGCCTTCGGCGGCCTGCTGCTGCTCGGTGGCCGCGCCGCAGACCTGTTCGGCGCCCGACGCCTCGTCCTCGCGGGGCTCCTGCTGTTCAGCGTCGCGTCCCTGGTCGCGGGTCTGGCGACCAGCGGCTCCATGCTCCTGGGCGGTCGCGTCGGGCAGGGTGTCGCCGCGGCGATCCTCTCCCCCGCCGCCCTGTCCCTCGTCGTCACCATCTTCGACGGCGACGAGCGCAACAAGGCGCTCGGCATCTGGTCGGCGCTCGGCGGCGGCGGCGCCGCCCTCGGCGTCCTCCTCGGCGGCCTGCTCACCGCCGGGCCGGGCTGGCCCTGGGTGTTCTTCATCAACGTGCCGGTCGGGATCATCCTGCTGCTGGCCCTCCGGATGCAGCTTCCGCCCCAGGCACCCACCGGTGCGACGGCCCGACTCGACGTGCCCGGCGCGGTGCTGGTGACGGCGGCCACCGGATCGCTGATCTACGCGTTGATCCGGGCCGGCGACATCGGCTGGGGCAGCCCCACGATCCTGCTGCTGCTGGCGGCCTCCGTGCTGCTCTACGCCGCGTTCGTCGTCCGCCAGCGCCTCGCCGCGAGCCCGCTGATGGACCTACGGCTCCTGCTCCGCCGGCCGGTGGCGGTCGGTGCGCTGCTGATCCTCGTCGCGACCGCGCTGATGATCACCGTCTTCTTCCTGGGCACGTTCTACCTCCAGGGCTACCAGGGCTACGGCGCCCTGCGCACCGGGCTGCTCTTCCTGCCCGTGGCGGTCGCGACCATGCTCGGCGCGAACGCCGCCGGCCGCATCATCGGTCGCATCGGGGCGCGCACCCTCGGCGTCCTGGGACTGCTCGTCGCGGCGGCGGGCATGGCGGTCCCCGCCGTCGTCGACGGGACGGTGGCCCTGGTGATCGGCGTGAGCGTCGCCGCCTCCGGCACCGGCGTCATCTTCGTCGTGGCCTCCGCCACCGCCCTCGGCCAGGTCGCGCCGCACGAAGCCGGCCTCGCGTCCGGCATCGTCAGCACCTTCCACGAGTTCGGCGCCTCGCTCGGTGCCGCCGTCGTGTCGAGCATGGCCGCGGTGAGCATCGCGGGCACCAGCACCATCGGCTTCTCCCGCGGCTTCACCACCGGCGCCGTCATCGCCGTCGCCGCCGCGGTACTGGCCTTCGTCCTCACCCCCCGGCCGGCCCACTGA
- a CDS encoding TetR/AcrR family transcriptional regulator, with product MTRPLAKPTRRADAQHNVERILEAAVSCLSRDPHASVSAIAQTAGVGRVTLYGHFPSRDVLVEAALTRVLVEGEELLAGLDLTGDPRDALRVLIRSTWLLIAQSSAVLEAAQASLPPGRVHELHAEPARRVDQLIRRGQDEGVFRADLPASWLTSVLHHIMKGAAVDVANGQVDRTDAPRLISETVLAAYRVDG from the coding sequence ATGACTCGCCCACTGGCCAAGCCGACCCGCCGGGCCGACGCCCAGCACAACGTGGAGAGGATCCTGGAGGCGGCGGTGAGCTGCCTGAGCCGCGACCCCCACGCGAGCGTGAGCGCGATCGCGCAGACGGCGGGGGTGGGTCGGGTGACCCTCTACGGTCACTTCCCGTCCCGGGACGTCCTGGTCGAGGCCGCGCTGACCCGGGTGCTGGTCGAGGGGGAGGAACTCCTGGCGGGCCTCGACCTGACCGGTGACCCGCGCGACGCGCTGCGTGTCCTGATCCGGTCGACCTGGCTGCTGATCGCCCAGTCGAGCGCCGTCCTGGAGGCGGCGCAGGCGTCGTTGCCGCCCGGGCGCGTGCACGAGCTGCACGCCGAGCCGGCGCGGCGCGTCGACCAGCTGATTCGCCGCGGTCAGGATGAGGGAGTGTTCCGGGCCGACCTTCCGGCGAGCTGGCTGACCAGTGTCCTGCACCACATCATGAAGGGCGCCGCCGTCGACGTGGCCAACGGGCAGGTGGACCGGACGGACGCCCCGCGCCTCATTTCCGAGACGGTCCTCGCCGCCTACCGCGTCGACGGATAG
- a CDS encoding carbohydrate ABC transporter permease, producing the protein MRSSRWERLSRSQRENLNGQLLTGPTLLLLALVVLLPFVLVVIFGFSDTRLIDIPRLSPSTIEWTFDNIVDAWQSDAFWGALWTTVAYATLTTIGSILVGMALALAMRRPFRGRGLVRALLLIPYVLPVIAAAMIWRTMLNPQYGIVNAFGQEYLGWQSPIGFLSTTSTDVAGLSVPVSLLVVVAFEIWKSFPLAFLFVTARLQSVPGGIEEAAALDGASRWQNLRHVILPQLRGVILLLLLIRFIWSFQNFNDVYLLTEGAGGTQVMAIKVYTELVTRSDIGSAAAYGLLMSLILCVLLAGYVLISRRKESL; encoded by the coding sequence GTGCGGTCTTCCCGCTGGGAGCGGCTCAGCCGCTCCCAGCGGGAGAACCTCAACGGTCAGCTCCTCACCGGCCCGACGCTGCTGCTGCTCGCCCTGGTCGTCCTGCTCCCGTTCGTCCTGGTCGTCATCTTCGGGTTCTCCGACACGAGACTGATCGACATTCCCCGGTTGTCACCGTCCACCATCGAGTGGACCTTCGACAACATCGTCGACGCCTGGCAGTCGGACGCGTTCTGGGGTGCGCTCTGGACCACCGTCGCCTACGCGACGTTGACCACGATCGGGTCCATCCTCGTCGGAATGGCCCTCGCTCTCGCAATGCGCCGCCCCTTCCGCGGCCGGGGGCTGGTCCGCGCGCTGCTGCTGATCCCGTACGTGCTGCCGGTCATCGCGGCGGCGATGATCTGGCGCACGATGCTCAACCCGCAGTACGGCATCGTCAACGCGTTCGGCCAGGAGTACCTCGGCTGGCAGAGCCCCATCGGCTTCCTCAGCACCACCTCGACCGACGTGGCGGGCCTGTCCGTACCGGTGTCGCTGCTGGTCGTGGTCGCCTTCGAGATCTGGAAGTCGTTCCCGCTCGCCTTCCTCTTCGTCACCGCGCGGCTGCAGAGCGTGCCGGGCGGGATCGAGGAGGCCGCGGCACTGGACGGGGCCTCCAGGTGGCAGAACCTGCGCCACGTCATCCTCCCCCAACTGCGGGGGGTGATCCTGCTGTTGCTGCTCATCCGGTTCATCTGGTCGTTCCAGAACTTCAACGACGTCTACCTGCTGACCGAGGGCGCCGGCGGCACCCAGGTCATGGCGATCAAGGTCTACACCGAACTGGTCACCCGCTCCGACATCGGCAGCGCCGCAGCCTACGGACTGCTCATGTCGCTGATCCTCTGCGTGCTGCTGGCCGGCTACGTCCTGATTTCCCGGCGGAAGGAGTCGTTGTGA
- a CDS encoding Gfo/Idh/MocA family protein has protein sequence MRLLVLGAGGRGAHAYAQWCLEHPEAARVVAVAEPDAERRDGLGDAHAIPAARRFTGWQQALSTRGPWDAVIVATPDRDHVDPTLRALELGHHVLLEKPIAPTAEDLDRLTAAARDSAGTVTVAHVLRYTPFFQTLRRLLDEGRIGDLQGISHIENIAYWHFAHSYVRGNWHRADQSSPMLLAKACHDIDILRWLVGAPCTTVASFGERRHFRVENAPKGSTERCVDGCAVADTCPYNAERLYVDQLADVDGPPVTVVTNDTSVAGRRRALRLTDYGRCVYRMDNDVVDHQTAALRFGNGVTASLVVSAFTAWNTRTLTLMGSHGQITADMRSGRISLATFADTPPNVEGRQADETFQVGSGSQGVVDEVIEAFSGHGGGDAGLMLDFTGRVRSWLSGDDVDAAPSSLEESVESHFVAFAAERSRLNHTVEEL, from the coding sequence GTGCGACTGCTCGTGCTCGGCGCGGGAGGGCGCGGCGCGCACGCGTACGCCCAGTGGTGCCTGGAGCACCCCGAGGCGGCCCGGGTCGTCGCGGTCGCCGAGCCCGACGCGGAGCGCCGCGACGGCCTGGGTGACGCCCACGCCATCCCGGCGGCCCGACGGTTCACGGGCTGGCAGCAGGCGCTCTCGACCCGGGGGCCGTGGGACGCGGTCATCGTCGCGACGCCGGACCGCGACCACGTCGATCCCACCCTCCGCGCCCTCGAACTGGGGCACCACGTCCTGCTCGAGAAGCCCATCGCGCCGACCGCCGAGGACCTGGACCGGCTGACCGCCGCCGCCCGCGACAGCGCCGGCACGGTCACCGTCGCCCACGTGCTGCGCTACACCCCGTTCTTCCAGACCCTGCGCCGCCTGCTCGACGAGGGCAGGATCGGCGATCTGCAGGGCATCTCGCACATCGAGAACATCGCGTACTGGCACTTCGCGCACAGCTACGTACGCGGCAACTGGCACCGCGCCGACCAGTCGAGCCCGATGCTGCTGGCGAAGGCGTGCCACGACATCGACATCCTCCGGTGGCTGGTCGGGGCGCCGTGCACCACGGTCGCCTCGTTCGGCGAACGCCGCCACTTCCGGGTCGAAAACGCGCCGAAGGGCTCGACCGAGCGCTGCGTCGACGGCTGTGCTGTCGCCGACACCTGCCCGTACAACGCCGAACGCCTCTACGTCGACCAGCTCGCCGACGTCGACGGGCCGCCCGTCACGGTCGTCACCAACGACACGAGCGTGGCCGGCCGCCGGCGTGCCCTGCGGCTGACCGACTACGGCCGGTGCGTCTACCGGATGGACAACGACGTCGTCGACCACCAGACGGCTGCGCTGCGGTTCGGCAACGGCGTCACGGCCTCACTGGTGGTCTCGGCGTTCACCGCGTGGAACACCCGGACGCTCACGCTGATGGGCAGCCACGGGCAGATCACCGCGGACATGCGTTCCGGACGGATCAGCCTGGCGACCTTCGCCGACACCCCGCCCAACGTGGAGGGGCGGCAGGCCGACGAGACGTTCCAGGTCGGCAGCGGCAGCCAGGGCGTGGTCGACGAGGTCATCGAGGCCTTCTCCGGGCACGGCGGCGGCGACGCCGGACTGATGCTCGACTTCACCGGGCGGGTCCGGAGCTGGCTGTCCGGCGACGACGTCGACGCGGCGCCGAGCTCGTTGGAGGAGAGCGTGGAGAGCCACTTCGTCGCCTTCGCCGCCGAGCGGTCGCGGCTGAACCACACCGTCGAGGAGCTGTGA
- a CDS encoding carbohydrate ABC transporter permease → MSSAMRSSRPVNVLRWTLITVALVCAVGPVLYGALLSVRPYSAVLLEPLDIVPGFGEIDLSSYVTAMKDESAGGFGLGRFVLNSLVVALATVAVSIVACIFGAYAVARLRYRGRRFTSGIILAVYLFPGIVLAVPKFVILSRLGLSRSLVGLLVIYVAATVPVALYMMRNYFLALPESVEEAALLDGCSLPTMLRKVVLPIALPGVIATAIYVFMIAWNEYFYALLFLVQDRSRWTAPLGLAQLTDFQVPVTVLLAGSIAVTVPVIVIFFLAQRYIVSGLTSGADK, encoded by the coding sequence GTGAGTTCGGCGATGCGGTCCTCGCGCCCGGTCAACGTCCTGCGGTGGACGCTCATCACCGTCGCGCTCGTCTGCGCCGTGGGTCCGGTGCTCTACGGGGCGCTGCTCTCGGTGCGGCCGTACTCGGCGGTGCTGCTGGAACCCCTCGACATCGTCCCCGGGTTCGGCGAGATCGACCTGTCCAGCTACGTCACGGCGATGAAGGACGAGTCGGCGGGTGGCTTCGGGCTCGGCCGGTTCGTGCTCAACTCCCTCGTGGTCGCCCTCGCCACCGTCGCGGTGTCGATCGTGGCGTGCATCTTCGGGGCGTACGCCGTCGCGCGCCTGCGGTACCGGGGCCGCCGCTTCACGAGCGGGATCATCCTCGCCGTCTACCTGTTCCCGGGCATCGTGCTCGCGGTGCCGAAGTTCGTCATCCTGAGCCGGTTGGGACTCTCCAGGTCGCTCGTCGGGCTGCTCGTCATCTATGTCGCCGCCACCGTCCCCGTCGCGCTGTACATGATGCGCAACTACTTCCTCGCCCTGCCGGAGAGCGTCGAGGAGGCTGCGCTGCTCGACGGATGCTCGCTGCCGACGATGCTGCGCAAGGTGGTGCTGCCGATCGCGCTGCCCGGTGTCATAGCGACCGCCATCTACGTGTTCATGATCGCCTGGAACGAGTACTTCTACGCGTTGCTGTTCCTCGTCCAGGACCGTTCCCGGTGGACGGCTCCGCTCGGTCTCGCCCAGCTCACCGACTTCCAGGTGCCGGTGACCGTGCTGCTGGCCGGATCCATCGCGGTGACCGTGCCGGTCATCGTCATCTTCTTCCTCGCCCAGCGCTACATCGTCTCCGGCCTCACCTCCGGGGCGGACAAGTGA
- a CDS encoding alpha-N-acetylglucosaminidase, giving the protein MDEVRYLVARVAGTADDVRVERVPAGDDAAVAGYECRDGILTLRGSDPVAAASAFGQYLKAYVGRQVTWEQPRLEPRPERWPDAPPTRLTSPFPVRYYLNAVTSGYSTAFWDWDRWQQEIDWMALHGVTHPLMQVGHEAVLAEMFRRAGLDAARIDAWIGSAAHFPWTWMGNTNSFGGPLPSSWIDRHVELARRILERQRALGMTPVLPMFAGHVPPELADPSAGEIEWQGWLTPILSPDSERFASLTAEFLSIQRELFGTDHHYAVDPFIESVPPSGEPDYLASVGRAVYRAMADSDPEATWVLQGWPFHYQREFWRPERVRAFLSDVPDERLLLLDLWGEHAPMWRRDGMFGRRWVWCAIHNFGGRFALFGDLSGLRRDVDELRRTQPAQLVGIGLAPEAIENNTVFYELATDLAWDVPQLADWLRSFARQRYACGHDDFARAWRILADTLYGPGRTRSIPSPVIARPWSAEAPFAAQRLAGEFVAQDAEPQRQSANIDAENDPTVLGALPGIATAARLLLGRAPEAGVPDQVGRDVVDLVGHVLAQGSRIHIRGMLAAFAERDAAGVLDHFARFRTDLLDLDELAGTRAESRVGRWIDDARAWGGSPAEADVMERDARSLVSVWGHQTSGLHDYSGRHWAGLVRDYYLPRWELWATWLAQSAATAGEPDVEVLRARVVAHEESWRGAIGGCPAAPEGNTLDVAARILDRLGH; this is encoded by the coding sequence ATGGACGAGGTTCGTTACCTCGTGGCTCGCGTCGCCGGGACGGCCGACGACGTACGGGTGGAGCGGGTTCCCGCCGGCGATGACGCCGCCGTCGCCGGATACGAGTGCCGCGACGGCATCCTGACGCTGCGCGGGTCGGACCCCGTCGCCGCGGCGTCCGCGTTCGGGCAGTACCTGAAGGCGTACGTCGGCCGGCAGGTGACCTGGGAACAGCCCCGGCTGGAGCCCCGGCCGGAGCGCTGGCCGGACGCGCCCCCGACCCGGCTGACCAGCCCGTTCCCGGTCCGCTACTACCTCAACGCCGTGACCTCCGGCTACTCGACGGCGTTCTGGGACTGGGACCGTTGGCAGCAGGAGATCGACTGGATGGCGCTGCACGGCGTCACCCACCCGCTCATGCAGGTCGGCCACGAGGCGGTGCTGGCGGAGATGTTCCGGCGGGCCGGGCTCGACGCGGCCCGGATCGACGCGTGGATCGGCAGCGCGGCGCACTTCCCGTGGACGTGGATGGGCAACACCAACTCGTTCGGCGGACCGCTGCCGTCGAGCTGGATCGACCGCCACGTCGAGCTGGCGCGGCGGATCCTCGAGCGGCAACGCGCGCTGGGCATGACACCGGTCCTGCCGATGTTCGCCGGGCACGTACCTCCGGAGCTGGCCGACCCGTCGGCCGGTGAGATCGAGTGGCAGGGCTGGCTCACCCCGATCCTCAGTCCCGACAGCGAGCGGTTCGCGTCGTTGACCGCCGAGTTCCTGAGCATCCAGCGGGAGCTGTTCGGCACCGACCACCACTATGCCGTCGACCCGTTCATCGAGTCGGTGCCGCCGTCCGGCGAGCCCGACTACCTGGCGTCGGTCGGCCGGGCCGTCTACCGGGCGATGGCGGACAGCGACCCGGAGGCGACCTGGGTGCTCCAGGGCTGGCCGTTCCACTACCAGCGCGAGTTCTGGCGGCCGGAACGGGTGCGCGCGTTCCTCTCCGACGTCCCCGACGAGCGGCTCCTCCTGCTGGACCTGTGGGGCGAGCACGCACCCATGTGGCGCCGCGACGGCATGTTCGGACGGCGCTGGGTCTGGTGCGCCATCCACAACTTCGGCGGTCGGTTCGCGCTCTTCGGCGACCTGAGCGGGCTGCGCCGCGACGTCGACGAGCTGCGGCGTACGCAGCCGGCCCAGCTCGTGGGCATCGGGCTCGCGCCGGAGGCGATCGAGAACAACACCGTCTTCTACGAGCTGGCCACCGACCTGGCCTGGGACGTTCCGCAGCTGGCCGACTGGCTGCGCTCGTTCGCCCGGCAGCGCTACGCGTGCGGGCACGACGACTTCGCCCGGGCCTGGCGGATCCTGGCCGACACGCTCTACGGACCGGGGCGCACCCGGTCCATCCCGTCTCCAGTCATCGCCCGGCCGTGGTCGGCCGAGGCGCCGTTCGCGGCCCAGCGGCTGGCCGGCGAGTTCGTCGCGCAGGACGCGGAGCCACAACGGCAGTCGGCGAACATCGACGCCGAGAACGACCCGACGGTGCTCGGCGCCCTGCCGGGGATCGCCACCGCCGCGCGGCTGCTTCTCGGCCGCGCGCCGGAGGCGGGCGTCCCGGACCAGGTCGGGCGGGACGTCGTCGACCTGGTCGGCCACGTGCTGGCACAGGGATCCCGGATCCACATCCGTGGCATGCTGGCGGCCTTCGCCGAGCGGGACGCAGCCGGGGTCCTGGACCACTTCGCCCGGTTCCGGACGGATCTGCTCGACCTCGACGAACTCGCCGGCACCCGCGCCGAGTCGCGCGTCGGCCGGTGGATCGACGATGCCCGCGCGTGGGGCGGGTCGCCGGCCGAGGCCGACGTCATGGAGCGCGACGCCCGCAGTCTCGTCTCCGTCTGGGGACACCAGACGAGCGGGCTGCACGACTACTCCGGCCGCCACTGGGCCGGCCTCGTCCGGGACTACTACCTGCCCCGGTGGGAGCTGTGGGCGACCTGGCTGGCCCAGTCGGCGGCGACGGCGGGGGAGCCGGACGTCGAGGTCCTGCGCGCCCGCGTCGTCGCGCACGAGGAGTCCTGGCGGGGGGCGATCGGGGGCTGTCCCGCCGCACCCGAGGGGAACACCCTCGACGTGGCGGCCCGGATCCTCGACCGGCTCGGACACTGA
- the ispH gene encoding 4-hydroxy-3-methylbut-2-enyl diphosphate reductase produces the protein MSVAESVTVLLAAPRAFCAGVERAIEIVERAITSRGSPVYVRKQIVHNAHVVADLESRGAVFVEELDEVPAGATVVFSAHGVSPVVRAEAARLGLEVFDATCPLVAKVHTEARRYADRGDTVLLVGHAGHEETEGTLGEAPDRMLLVQSLEDARTVEVADPRRVSYLTQTTLAVDETTEVLDVLRERFPALRGPSSADICYASTNRQAALRAVAEESDLVLVVGSTNSANTQRLVELARRAGRPAHLIEDATGIRPEWLTGVATVGVTAGASAPPHLVSGVVEALRARGPVTVVEREVARETIEFTMPGAVRSL, from the coding sequence ATGTCCGTAGCCGAGTCTGTAACGGTACTGCTCGCGGCACCGCGTGCGTTCTGCGCCGGTGTCGAACGTGCCATCGAGATCGTCGAGCGTGCGATCACCAGCCGGGGCAGCCCGGTGTACGTCCGGAAACAGATCGTCCACAACGCGCACGTCGTCGCCGACCTGGAGTCGCGTGGCGCCGTGTTCGTCGAGGAACTCGACGAGGTGCCGGCCGGCGCGACGGTGGTGTTCTCGGCGCACGGGGTGTCGCCCGTGGTGCGCGCCGAGGCCGCCCGGCTCGGCCTGGAGGTGTTCGACGCGACGTGCCCGCTGGTGGCGAAGGTGCACACGGAGGCGCGCCGGTACGCCGACCGTGGGGACACCGTGCTCCTCGTGGGGCACGCGGGGCACGAGGAGACCGAGGGCACCCTGGGCGAGGCGCCGGACCGGATGTTGCTCGTGCAGTCGCTGGAGGACGCGCGCACGGTCGAGGTCGCCGACCCGCGGCGCGTGTCGTACCTGACCCAGACCACGCTCGCCGTGGACGAGACCACCGAGGTGCTCGACGTGCTGCGTGAGCGGTTCCCCGCGTTGCGCGGGCCGTCCTCGGCCGACATCTGCTACGCCTCGACGAACCGGCAGGCGGCGTTGCGGGCCGTCGCCGAGGAGTCCGACCTCGTGCTCGTGGTCGGCTCGACGAATTCGGCGAACACGCAGCGGCTCGTCGAGCTGGCCCGCCGCGCGGGCCGGCCGGCCCACCTCATCGAGGACGCAACGGGAATCCGGCCGGAGTGGCTGACGGGCGTCGCCACGGTCGGCGTCACCGCAGGCGCGTCCGCCCCACCGCATCTGGTCTCGGGGGTGGTCGAGGCGCTGCGGGCGCGCGGGCCGGTGACCGTCGTGGAGCGTGAGGTCGCCCGCGAGACCATCGAGTTCACCATGCCGGGCGCCGTACGCTCCCTCTGA
- a CDS encoding helix-turn-helix transcriptional regulator, which produces MLYEDEQLSQMVGTLAGVGALSGKAVGRLVADTLGVVVEPAVRVLVAAAEGNPLLLAELLDGVRAEGVTDGPGRARTPERVQGLVRATLRGTPTGSWQLLRVAAVLGRSCQLAELAAMTGRNTAQMLPDLDALLDAGLLDWAGDDLAFRHELVWWAVLDALPPAVRQALHTDRDRLRRRRAVTGAPRAADPAAEPVVPADLRRRIGLRSTSVARERRPDGSGAWESFSGVERAIARLVAEGMTNRQIATRVRLSPHTVNYHLRGMFRRLGISSRAELVRHVPVSSAA; this is translated from the coding sequence GTGCTGTACGAGGACGAGCAGTTGTCGCAGATGGTCGGGACGCTCGCCGGGGTGGGAGCGCTGTCCGGGAAAGCCGTGGGTCGGCTCGTCGCCGACACGCTGGGAGTCGTGGTGGAACCGGCCGTGCGCGTGCTCGTCGCCGCCGCGGAGGGGAACCCGCTGCTGCTGGCCGAGCTGCTCGACGGGGTCCGCGCCGAGGGTGTCACCGACGGGCCGGGGCGGGCGCGGACGCCGGAGCGGGTCCAGGGCCTGGTCCGGGCCACGCTGCGCGGCACGCCGACCGGATCCTGGCAGCTGCTGCGGGTGGCCGCCGTGCTCGGCCGGTCCTGTCAGCTGGCGGAACTGGCGGCGATGACCGGGCGGAACACCGCCCAGATGCTGCCGGACCTGGACGCGCTGCTCGACGCCGGCCTGCTCGACTGGGCGGGCGACGACCTCGCATTCCGGCACGAACTGGTGTGGTGGGCGGTGCTCGACGCCCTGCCGCCCGCCGTGCGGCAGGCACTGCACACCGACCGCGACCGGCTCCGCCGACGGCGGGCCGTGACCGGCGCGCCCCGGGCGGCCGACCCGGCGGCGGAGCCCGTGGTGCCCGCCGACCTGCGGCGCAGGATCGGGCTGCGCTCGACGTCTGTCGCCAGGGAGCGCCGTCCCGACGGCAGCGGCGCGTGGGAGTCGTTCAGCGGCGTCGAGCGGGCCATCGCGCGACTCGTAGCCGAGGGCATGACCAACCGGCAGATCGCGACCCGGGTACGGCTGTCGCCGCACACCGTCAACTACCACCTGCGTGGCATGTTCCGCCGGCTGGGCATCTCCTCGCGGGCGGAACTCGTCCGTCACGTGCCGGTCTCCTCCGCGGCGTAG